Genomic segment of Mercurialis annua linkage group LG6, ddMerAnnu1.2, whole genome shotgun sequence:
GGAAATCACTGCAGGGTTTATCAGAACTCCCAGACTTCAAAGGACAAACGACTAAGGCAGGTTTAGGCTTCGATCCAGAAACTAAGACGGAAAGAACCCCGGGGAATAACTTATCAGACTACTACGTCAAAGAAGAACATGAAGCATACCAGTATTAGGGGGGCAAGCAGAACCAGTCATAATCGTGGACAGCACGGTCCCAGGATTTGATATCTTGCAGGATGTCATCAAGGAAAGGATGGAGAATTCAGACATGCCGGCGGTAAAAGAAATAGACATTGATGATCTGCTCTACCCAACCGTTGAAGCACCCATCATCGGCACAATCACAGAGCTGGCCTCTTTTGTCAACCTCAGCATCCATGACACAACCAGTGAGACAGAAGTGGTAGCTCCACCCATGTTCGGAGCACTTGGGGATTTGTTCTCCTGAGCTATCCAATTACCTAGTAGCTTAATTTAGCTATAGTTTCTATTTTTCGCATCCGGATATTTTGAACAATTTGCTTTGTTTTTAATACGATTTCTTTGTATTCCAGAGTCAATGATGATACCAGATTTGCTCATTCATATGATGTCTCACCTGATGGGCATGCTATTTTCAATTGTTTCAATATGCATGCATATGATAAAATCGAGCTATTTCACCGATCCATTCAATAACCGGTACAAGGAAATGAACACTTCCAGAGATAATCCTGTTTCAATAGGACAATACCCCTGAGAAAATATGAGTTGATCGAACTGTCTCAAAAAGGACAGAGGCCTGCTAGTGGATCCCGGTCCATTGGCTAAAAATACTTGGCCACAAAACGTTCTACGAAGGGGAGGTACACGCTAAAACGGATCGTCTAGCCCGGATAGgacaaaacatcaaaaaaaaagagaaaagccACCGCCCAGCATCCTATCTTGGAGCTGGACGGTCTAAGTAATGAACCGCAACACTTCACTAGAAGTACTCCCCGGATTATCGGTTACGATCGAGTAGAGCACtcatataaaaaatagtcaatccCAAAAATCCGCAAGGACCGATTGATAACAGGGGTAAACCGCTTGAAACAGGGAATATCTCAATTGTACCGACAATTGAATGAACCGGTTTAATAGatcttttataatatatacatattcgAAATCATTGTCTAGCGCATGTTCCTAGAAAGGAAAGAAAGAGGATCATGAATCCCCCACAGCATAaatctttgagacaatggaaaaaaaatctcaaaaactttttaaacaatTCAAAATTTCCTCATGCATTCGCAGTTGCGCCaataaaaatgatgaaatgCGCAATAACTGTCATAGAAAAAAACATATTCTTCCAAAACAGATATCATCCACCCGGAGCGAGCCCAGCCGAAGACTAGattattcatcaaaacatcCAGTTTCGCTGGAACAGAAAACTGAACGCTCCGATTAGGGGCAACACAAAGTACGATACAGGAATCAGAAACCACTCTACAAGATAACATAAAATAGGGCCAATTTTCTCAAAATTGGACTCCAGCAACACAAGCAAGCAGAAAATAggaccaattaaataattagaaacCACTCTAAAAGACAACAGAAAATAGAGCCAATTTTCGCAAAAATCGACTCCAACAACACAAGCAAGCAGAAAATATGACCAATTTTCGCAAAATTCGACTCTAGAAACACAAGAAACAACAGCCGTCAGACCACTACCTTCAGGGATCAGCTCTAGAAACACAAGAAACAACAACCGCCAGACCTCTACCTTCAAAGATCAACCCCAAAACCACAGGCGCCAGGCCCTGGCCCACAAGAAATACCCAAAATATGCACCACGCCTACGACACCCGAAGACAAAAAACCGACCAGCACAGACCACCATAACCTTCACAAACCTCTACCTCTAGATGAATTGCAGAACAGGCGACATGCCTCCGCTATCCAGAGACGAAACTCTGATAGCAGGGGGCATCAAAGTCCTCCAATAGAGAAGTAGAATACTTCCACAATCACACAAACAGAAGAATTCCTCATCGAGAGATTTGGGAGATTTAAGGTCCCCATCAGCCAGAAACCACAAACGACAGCCTTACGTCGCCCAGAAAATACGGGCACCAACCTcaaagaaccgggggcatcaggtctccactagCTAGAGgaacgggggcatcaggtctccaccagcacTAGAACTGGGGGCATCAAGTCTTCAACCAGCAAGAGGAACAGAGGCATCAGGACTCCATCAGTAgcagaaccgggggcatcaagtctccaccagccagaggaACAGGGGCATAAGGTCTCCATCAGCTGACGAACCGGGGGGCATTAGGTCTCCACCAGCTAGAgaaaccgggggcatcaggtctccaccagccaaagaaccgggggcatcaggtctccaccagtcaAAAATCAGGAACAGAAACAGAGAGGCTAGAAAAGGCTAACACAAACATAGCAAGCAAAACAAAGCTATGAGGATAAAGTGTCCAGAACGCTGAATGTACAAAATATTGTGACAACCTACACAATcatcaaataaaagaaaaaaaagagaaaaagttcaaaacaCGATAAACATATAATACAAGCCTAACTATCGGAGTCCAAATCCTGCTCTAAGGTCTCCGAGTCTCCGTAACGGCTCCCAGAAAGCGAGTCACCAGAACGACGCCCAGACTGCTCGCCACCAGAAGACGAAGCGATCCACGACCGCCCCGGATGTCAGATCCTCGCCTACCACGGGCTCCACGCCCACGATCACCAGCACGAAGTCCACCTCCGCCAGGGAACCCAAGAGGGATGTCACTTTCAGCCGGACCCAGCCCTGTCAGACGTACTTGCTCTTCCAGATCATCAATGCGCAACTACAGAAGAAACCAGAGAGCAGTCAGGGCTATAGgatacatgcatacatataggaAAGAAATATTGCATATTAGTTTTTACCCTCATCTGTGCAGAAACAGTGCACAAGCGATCACGCCAGTAGTAAGAAGCATCGGCCAACTGAGCCACGTTAGACACCGGCACCTGAAAACCGGCAGAAGACGCTCAGTCTTACAGGGAAAACGGGCCCTCaaaatgaaagaaaagaaaagggaaATACTCACATGGGTACAGTCCGCAGGCGCAAAAGAATGCGTCATATAGCACAGAGGAATAGAGTCCTGGACAGGCCCACGCACGCCATTGCCACTTCTTCCCCTCTCCGGGATGAAATTTTTGGGGATTGGGTCCACTTTCGACGAAGTTTCGACAATATTACGGACGTATTTCAGACATACAGACAATAAAAGGTCTATCTACAAGCCAAAACGATGAAAAACGCACCTCGCGATGAGCCTTGGCACATAAGTGCCCCTCCAGATGCAACAAGAGCGGAACCTCCTCATCCACCTCCAGTAAAGCAGCATGCCGGTCAGCCTGGCGATCAAGATCAATGCACGGTTCCCTAAAAATCCAGGGTGGTGCCATAGCTCAAATGCTCAAATTCAGAAAAGCTGGTAGAGGCCAAGCtagtagaggtagaggcagagggtGTGGTGTTGCAGCAGGTATTCAGGCACCTGGTGCGCACAGCCACCACTGGACGCTTTTGACTTCACGATGTTTTTAGCAGGGATTGTTGCTTTGCAGACTAGTCTGGTTCAGTTGGAAGCGGGGCAAGCCGCTATGCAAGATCAGTACGTAGTTTTGGGTCAGATTGTGCAGCAGCAagtaccacaggctggtggtgcagcTGCAAGTGGTGTTGGGATTTCTAACAGGGAGTTGGTGTTGGCTTATAAGAGGATGAAGCCGACTGAGTTCGATGGATCAGGtgacgcgctggattttcttGAGGAAGTCGAGCAGAATGCTTGTAGACTTCAGGCTACTTGGCGTCAGAATGTTATCTTTTTTTAGTCTTCcttgaagggttcagctggtgATTGGTTTCGCAGGGTTATTCACCCTGAAATTGATGCTATTACTTGGGATAGTTTTGTGATGAGATTTAGAGATTTCTACTTGCCTTTACCGGTGATTGAAGGTCACAAAGACAAATTGGTGGATTTGAAAAGAGGAGATAGGTTGGTACAAGAGTCTACGACCGAGTTTGTCAGGCTTAGTCGCTTTGCCCCGGAGCTGCAGACCGAGCAGTTAAGGGTGAACGACAGATACATGAAGGGTTTAGGCCCTGAGTTTGTTACTCTTCTAACTGAGACACGCAGAGACTTTACTGATTTGGTCGACAGTGCTCGTTGTATGGAGAGCACACTGTTGCATTTCGGGAAAATGCCTGAAGCCAAGAAGGTGGGCAATCTTGTTCACAGTAGTGGACAACAAGATGGTAGTAGCAACAGTCATTCCAAGTCCTCACAGTTTAAGAGTAATGACAGGAGAGGGTACCAGCCGCACTCGCATAGTGCTAGTCACAGTGGTAGCAACCGTAGTTCTAGGAATGGAAACAGTGGAGTTTCCAGTGTTCCTTTTTGCCAGACCTGCAGACGCGGGCATTTTGGGGTTTGTTTAGTAGCACCAGGTAGTTGttatgcttgtggccaaccaGGCCATTTTCCTAGACAGTGTccggcatctgggcagcaggtgtCATCGGCTAGTATGGCACATCCGTCGTTTCAACAGTAGAGGACTGCTTCGGTGAtgtattctcaacctgccgcttcgttCGGAGGCCAGAGGGGCCGTGGTTTTGGAAGGCGtggttttaaaggtcgtgaaaACGTTGGTAGAGGTTCGGGTGGTTACAATTCTGCTCAGACATCGCAGCAAGGGCAGGGTCAGcctagagtgtttgctttgactccacaggatgctcgtgcatccaATGCAgtgtgcaaggtactattccgaTCTCTTTTGTAGATgcattggttttgtttgatgcgggtgcaacccattcttttgtttctttaagttttgctgctaagttgggtgtgacaccatctaggttgttagagtCTTTATCTATATCTACACCTTTATCTGATTATGTTGTGGTTGACGTGGTTTATCCGTCTAGTTCTATGGTCATTCACGGTAGAGATCTTAGTGCGGACTTGATAGTCCTTCACGTTTTATcctttgatgttatcttgggaatggattggctatgcttctcgtcagctgaagaagcatgaggtgaattatcctactcatgatctggagttagcagctgtggtttttgctcttaagatttggaggcactatttgtacggtgctacttgcgagatctttactaatcaaaagagtctgaagtacatctttgatcagcgagagttgaatctgaggcagcgaAGATGGTttgagttactgaaagactacgattgttctattcagtaccatccgggtaagactaatgtggtagccgatgcgttgagtcgcaagtcttcgggcagtttggcccatatttccgaggttgggcggagacccatggtccgtgagtggcatagtttgttagcttTGGGATACGGATTTTAGGTTTCGCAGaaaggttgtttgttagcacagttacaggtgcagccggttttgattgataggatcaaagcttcacaagctgaggatccacaattaaaacggattatggatgagatccatctggatggaaattctgagtttgttctggtggatggagttctcaggttcggttctcgactgtgtgttccgaaTTCAggtggtttgagagaccagattctggaggaagtgcacaagtcagcttacagtgttcatccgggttctaccaagatgtatcatcaTCTCAAGgatacgtactggtggagcggaatgaaaaagaatgttgcagagtttgtgtctaagtgtttgacttgccagcaggtaaagttagaacatcagagaccgtttggatatctgtaaccgctacctattccagagtggaaatgggagcggatcgctatggattttgtggttggtttaccacgtacccgacaggggtatgattcgatttgggtgatagttgaccgtttgaccaagttagctcacttcttaccgatcaaggttacttatcaggcttcgaagttgacACAATTGTATATCAATCAGATCGTTAGTCTTCATGGtctaccagtgtcgatagtttcggacagaggttcgattttcacctctcggttttggaaggcattgcaggaatccttgggttcgaggttggatttcagtactgcatttcatcctcagactgacggacagtctgagaggactattcagactttggaggacatgctcaggatgtgtgttctggatattcagggtagctgggatactcattttccTTTGATTGATTATCTCTGTAACTGATATGGTTTATTACTTTCCTCCATGTTCTGAACTGGGGATTTCTGGAAACTCTTTCGGATTTGGCTTTGATTTTACAAGAACAGGTAAATATATTTTAGGCTTTTAATTTGTGGACTAGTTACTAGTTACTTATTTCTTTATCTTGATTTAATCTAATGAATTTTGTCCTTTGCTTTGTCTTCATGGCATgtctgcaaaaaataaaaagattcaCTCACTAAGTGAATGAGTGAATCTTTTATGGTGGAAGCCCTTGACTGTTGGATTCGTGGCCCCAAATCTGAGACTGGGTGACTTAAATCACTTGATCTAATGCCTAGTTTGCTTACCTATTGCTTGGATTGCATTTGTTGCTGGGTATGTGCATTCTTTCTAATATATTTGATTAGTAGTTATAATTGTATGGTGGATTGGTTTAATGGTTTGTATTATGTGAATTTGACAATTATGATTGTCTGTCTGTGTGTTGGTTTGTATGATCTTAGCC
This window contains:
- the LOC126687655 gene encoding uncharacterized protein LOC126687655 yields the protein MLKFRKAGRGQASRGRGRGCGVAAGIQAPGIVALQTSLVQLEAGQAAMQDQYVVLGQIVQQQVPQAGGAAASGVGISNRELVLAYKRMKPTEFDGSGDALDFLEEVEQNACRLQGSAGDWFRRVIHPEIDAITWDSFVMRFRDFYLPLPVIEGHKDKLVDLKRGDRLVQESTTEFVRLSRFAPELQTEQLRVNDRYMKGLGPEFVTLLTETRRDFTDLVDSARCMESTLLHFGKMPEAKKVGNLVHSSGQQDGSSNSHSKSSQFKSNDRRGYQPHSHSASHSGSNRSSRNGNSGVSSVPFCQTCRRGHFGVCLVAPGSCYACGQPGHFPRQCPASGQQVSSASMAHPSFQQ